ACACTTATATCCCGAAAACTTGAGCATATCATTCTATCACCATTAATCAGCCTTAAGTCTGTCGTTACTCATATTACTCAAGAAAATGATTGCTCTCATAGGGTTAACATAGAAACAGATGATGAAATAGGCGATTTAGCGATGGCGTTTAATCGCATGCTTGACATCATTTCTGAAGGTGATGCGGCCCTCAGAGATTTGAATTTAGCCCTTGAAGATAAGGTTCATGAACGCACTGAAGACCTAGAATACGCCCTAAAAGTAAAAGAAGACTTTCTCTCCAACATGAGCCATGAAATCCGCACTCCATCCATGGAGTGACGAGTTTCACTCGGCTTTTAGTTGAAGAATGGAATGATACAGATGATGACATGCTATTCAATTACGCCCAACGCGCCCATAAATCAGGTGAACGGTTATTGATCTTGATTAATAACCTGCTAGATATGTCTAAATTTGAGAAAGGGGCGGTACAGCTGGAGCGTAAAGAATTGCTGTTCAGTGATCTGATTCAAACCGTTATTGCAGAAACCAGTGGAGTAGTGGAGGTAAAACATGAGAAGCTGGTGTTTCAACCCATGGCTAACGAACCATTAGTGGAAGTAGACGAGGGACGGATGGCGCAGGTGATGACCAATTTAATTGGTAATGCTGTCAAATATTCTGAGAAGGGAACCATAAGGATTTCCCAGAGTGTTAATCCAGAAGCTATTTTTCTTGAGGGGGTGGCTCAAGCACCAGGTATGATCATTTCAATATCAGACGAAGGAATTGGTATCCCTGAAGATGAATTGGTTAAAATATTTGATAAATTTTTTGAAAGCAGCCTTACTAAAACCAAAGCCGGTGGAACGGGTTTAGGGCTTGCTATCTCCAGAGAAATTGTCAAGGCACATTTAGGTACTATTTGGGCGGAAAATAATAAGAACGGAATTGGCAGTACATTCACATTTATGTTTCCATTAAAGGAAATTCCAGGTGTTACTCAGGCAACTGAGAAGTATGCATAGGAAGCGGTTATAAAGTGTAAAAGTTAATCAACTGAATTAGAACGACTAGTTGCTTATTTTTCCATGAATTTTACTCATGGCACGCTGTCCAAAATAAAAGCTGATAATACCTGAAAAAATGGCCTGATCCTCTTCTGTCCAAAGCAACCATGGCAGATTAGTCGAGAAATGCATCACCTTAACCGTGGCATAGAGGATAAAGAAACTATAGGCGATAACAGGCCTTACTGTTCCATTGAGTGCATCCACCCAGCCGATGCCTGAAGTATACGTCTTATAAAGGGCTTGGCTTTCGGCAATATCGGCTTGGGCATTTGTTTCTTCTAGTTTTTCCTGATGTCCTTGTGCTTGAGAATCCATCTGCATTTTCAGCAGTGTGATTTCATGTTTTTTGTTCGATGCATCTTGGAATAGCTGGATTAAATTAGGAAATGTTGCGCTAATAAAACCAAGCAGCGAGCTGAGCAATGTAATCATAAAATTCCCTTAATTGTCATGAGTTTGAAAATAACTCCACCCATGCCGGTCATCAGCACGGTGGAAGTCCACCACATAACGCGTTCAATACGGTCTAGTCGCTGTTCGAGGGATTTATAACGTTCCGCGCACAGGGCGACATGCATATCAAGGTGTTGGGATTCTTGTTCTTGGGTCATGGCTCCTCCAATAAAAAAAGCCACTGCCCAAGTTTGATTTATGGTAGTGGCTTTGGTTTGGTTGTTTTTGGTGTTAAAGATTAAAGGCTGGCATATCCTGCATAGCCCCGTCCGACGGTGGCTGAGAGCTGGTATACATTGACGGTAACGTTATTTTGTATCTGTCCGAAGTCAGCGATTTGCTGCTGGGTAGTGTAAGTTGCGGTAGGTGAAACAAGACCAGAAAGGGTGCGTTTTATGGCATTGCCCTGCATGATATCCACCTCGTATCGTTCTGATTCCTCAGAAAGCGGGATATCTACCCCATCACGCCAATCACCACCAATACGTGTACGCCGTTTCCAGCTAATGATGAGATCGCCATTGAGGTTGCGGATTGCTGCTATATGTACGGGTGAATAAGGCTTTAAAGCCCGTGCTGAATAAGCAAAGTCTTGTGGGGAGGAAGCTGCAAGTGTAGAACCAATCGTTACCGGCCTATATTTCTTATTCATACCCCAGTTAGATGATGCCATAGGCTCACGGGCAATAGCGCTATTAAGCAGGATGAAACGCTCACCAGCACTATGAGTGCCGACTGCCCACTCCGTACCAAGTCGTCCACGTAGCAGATTAGAAAGACGATATTGATTGGTATCCACGAGGGTCGCTGTTTGAAACTGGACAATTTCATCACCAATCACACATACATTGGCACCATTCAGTACGGCGAGGTCGGTTACGCTCTGCAACTGTCCAAAGGTTAACAATACATCAATGGTGGTGGTGTTATCCCACGTGCAGACCGTACCAGCAGGGATAATACTCAGTACGGATCCAATGGTTGCCTGGGTGGTTAGCGTCTGCATCAAAGTATAATTAGCACCATCATCATCGGATCGGTAGATCGCTGCTCCTTTCCAGTCAGCTCCTAATCCTACTGCACCATAACGCAAATAGGCATCTGTCATGGAATCAGTAGGGAATGCAGGCAGGTCAAGCAACTCCAACCGTGTAGCCAAAGCACGCGGAGGAAGTTGGGCATTAGGAGTATGTCCACCTGTTGGATTATAGAAATCATAGAGACTGATATCCTCAGCTGTCGCTGTAATTTCCTGCATTCCATTGCGCACTAACTTAGTGGATGTAATACGCATCAAATAGGCAGCATTGTCCTTGGTAACGGTTATGACATCGGTGGGTTCAAGCAGTGCATATTTGGGAGGTACTGAGAACTGGTATTGTGTACGCCCAACCCACGCATTATAGAGGGAAATATCTGCCACAGATTTGGCTTCCTGGTCGTTGAGCACAATGGATAAATTGATCGTTGCATAATCGACCGCATTGACGGTTTGCCTCAATGAGGATTGTGTACCTGTTTGGTAATCAGCGGTGCGACTAAGATAAATCACATCCACCTGGCGCGGTAATTCCAGTTCTTGGGTGCGGGTAACGATGAAAGTTTGACTTGCATCGTCATGTAACGCTAATTCATTAAAGTCGATATCGATCTGCGAAGCATTGCCCCGCTTGATAAATTTTAGTATCCCATCTGATTCGACCATGTCAAAAAAATAAGCCATAGCCAGCTGTTCAAGGCACGCACGTACCGTTTGCCGGTTGGTGATGATAAACCCTGAAACAATGTCGTTTAGTCGGCTGACATCAACCATTGTGGAATCGTACCCGACTTTGTTCAACAGGTTGGCAATGATTTGCCCAAGACTTGAAATCCCAAGCTTCCCTTGTACCCAATGGCCGGTTTTCCAGTTGCCTCCATCTGCCCAGACAGAATTAAGGTCAGGAAAGAAAGGAAAGGGACGTGCATCCCATGTCCAAATAAATTTCCTGGGCACAAAATTGGCTTCCTCCCCATTTTGGCTATTAAGAAAATCAATCGAAGCTTCAAGGGCAGTGCGCTGTGCAAGGAAATCAACCCTGCCACGGCTGCCTATGGGATAAGAATTTTCAGATGAGTCAGGGTCTGTAAATGCAGCCGGTTGGTTAGAGCATCCATCAACTGAAGGAAAGCCAAGTTCAGAAAACCAAACAGGTTTCATTTTTGGAACCCAGGCAGTGGCAGTCGCATTAGGATTGGTGTGCGTACTGTTCCACCAATGCCGAATATTCTTCCAAGCATAGGTAGGTGATCCGTAATTGGTCTTACCTGTACGTTGGGCAGCATCTAAGTAATAATAATCCCAACCCTCATCCTTCGACCAGCCATCATATACTTTCTCATAATCAATCAGTGATTGTGGTAAATCTGGGGTGAGGGGGAAATAACAATCAATTCCTACTGCATCAATATTGGGATCTGACCAAAGTGGATCGAGGTTGTACCAGCCATTGACCGAGTGATATTCACTCCAATTTGCGCCATACATGATTTTTACATTGGAGCCCACGGTGTTTTTTACGGTAGCAGCGAGGCATTTAAGTTGTGATACGACAGGAAACACGCCTGTTGGGTTCATGTATTGTGTTAAACCCACCAACTCTGAACCAATGATAAAGGCATCGATAATATTCTTCAACAACACGCCATCTACAGTGAGGTTGGCATAATGCGTGATAAATGCATTATACCCATTCGTGCGGGTAAAGAAGCCATTAGCCGCTGCGACATCGGTTGGGGTTATTTTGCCACGCCATGGCTTGGCTTGTGGTGTAATAGTGTCTACCTGTAACATAGGATAAAGCAATACTTTATAGCCACGTGTTTTTAATTCTTGGCAAAGCCTAATGATGCTTTTATCTGTGGGAGTTCCGCCATAAGTAGTGGAGCCATCAGGGAAGACTAAGACATGATGGGCAGTCTCACGTGTAAACGCAGCCACGGCCCAATCATCAGGTATAACTTTGGTATTTTGGCTGCCAAATTCAACGGCTGGTTTAATCACACATACAGCTGGATCCAGTGAATCAGCAAACCAGTTGACCACTACCGAAACCCACTCCACATTAGGTAGGGTGGCTTTCAAATTATCAAGTGCTACCAGCACATCAGCTTTGTTATTCAAATTATTCAGATTAAGTTTAATGGCTTTCCCGCTTTGAACGAAATTTCCAGAAGCATCTCGTTTGCCAAGTGTTTTTTCCTGTATGACGGTATCATAGACCAGTTCACCAGCACCAGGGATCAAGGTAATATCGGTAATTTTATCTTCAAGGTCGTAGGATTTTTTGATGGTACGCCGCACTTCAAAGGTAAAATTAGGGATACGGTTTCCAAATTCTTCAAGTGGAAAGTCCTTAATAACAATATAGGCCATACCTCGATAAGCAGGAGTTTGCCCACCTGAATGAAAGGATGAAATAAACGTGTCCGGTAGTTGAGTTTCATCACCTAGGTAAAGCGTATAATTGCCTTTTATGAGGTTAAGCTGCTTACTATCTGCCCACATACGTATCACTTCTGTAATGGCGTCGCAAATTGAAATTGCCAGTGAAGCTGTGTAACTGTAATTGTTTGTTGAGGTTTGAGCCGCCACCGCTACCCTTACCACCGCCTGATGATTGTGTCGTGGTGGTTGCATGTTCCTGGATGGAAGTGACCAGATGATATTGCCAGCAATACGGGCATTACCATAGACCAA
This window of the Alphaproteobacteria bacterium genome carries:
- a CDS encoding HAMP domain-containing histidine kinase, with the translated sequence MLFNYAQRAHKSGERLLILINNLLDMSKFEKGAVQLERKELLFSDLIQTVIAETSGVVEVKHEKLVFQPMANEPLVEVDEGRMAQVMTNLIGNAVKYSEKGTIRISQSVNPEAIFLEGVAQAPGMIISISDEGIGIPEDELVKIFDKFFESSLTKTKAGGTGLGLAISREIVKAHLGTIWAENNKNGIGSTFTFMFPLKEIPGVTQATEKYA
- a CDS encoding glycoside hydrolase TIM-barrel-like domain-containing protein, translated to MVYGNARIAGNIIWSLPSRNMQPPRHNHQAVVRVAVAAQTSTNNYSYTASLAISICDAITEVIRMWADSKQLNLIKGNYTLYLGDETQLPDTFISSFHSGGQTPAYRGMAYIVIKDFPLEEFGNRIPNFTFEVRRTIKKSYDLEDKITDITLIPGAGELVYDTVIQEKTLGKRDASGNFVQSGKAIKLNLNNLNNKADVLVALDNLKATLPNVEWVSVVVNWFADSLDPAVCVIKPAVEFGSQNTKVIPDDWAVAAFTRETAHHVLVFPDGSTTYGGTPTDKSIIRLCQELKTRGYKVLLYPMLQVDTITPQAKPWRGKITPTDVAAANGFFTRTNGYNAFITHYANLTVDGVLLKNIIDAFIIGSELVGLTQYMNPTGVFPVVSQLKCLAATVKNTVGSNVKIMYGANWSEYHSVNGWYNLDPLWSDPNIDAVGIDCYFPLTPDLPQSLIDYEKVYDGWSKDEGWDYYYLDAAQRTGKTNYGSPTYAWKNIRHWWNSTHTNPNATATAWVPKMKPVWFSELGFPSVDGCSNQPAAFTDPDSSENSYPIGSRGRVDFLAQRTALEASIDFLNSQNGEEANFVPRKFIWTWDARPFPFFPDLNSVWADGGNWKTGHWVQGKLGISSLGQIIANLLNKVGYDSTMVDVSRLNDIVSGFIITNRQTVRACLEQLAMAYFFDMVESDGILKFIKRGNASQIDIDFNELALHDDASQTFIVTRTQELELPRQVDVIYLSRTADYQTGTQSSLRQTVNAVDYATINLSIVLNDQEAKSVADISLYNAWVGRTQYQFSVPPKYALLEPTDVITVTKDNAAYLMRITSTKLVRNGMQEITATAEDISLYDFYNPTGGHTPNAQLPPRALATRLELLDLPAFPTDSMTDAYLRYGAVGLGADWKGAAIYRSDDDGANYTLMQTLTTQATIGSVLSIIPAGTVCTWDNTTTIDVLLTFGQLQSVTDLAVLNGANVCVIGDEIVQFQTATLVDTNQYRLSNLLRGRLGTEWAVGTHSAGERFILLNSAIAREPMASSNWGMNKKYRPVTIGSTLAASSPQDFAYSARALKPYSPVHIAAIRNLNGDLIISWKRRTRIGGDWRDGVDIPLSEESERYEVDIMQGNAIKRTLSGLVSPTATYTTQQQIADFGQIQNNVTVNVYQLSATVGRGYAGYASL